A window of Pectinophora gossypiella chromosome 12, ilPecGoss1.1, whole genome shotgun sequence contains these coding sequences:
- the LOC126371541 gene encoding uncharacterized protein LOC126371541 — translation MSKTTADHLFASDDDEVEAVRKPENTKKRGKSSAASESSSSKKSKPSGRSMPSISPVPVHKKPTARELFGTDSEDETEEPSSSGNKKFTPLYSYLTRRVANGLARQADEDKKGSHYIEMKIYKCDEVEKVSAINRWRHAIVTIKNRTDDDTDAWQHLSKYISATRKEFKNCPPTFIGSYF, via the exons at GTCAAAGACAACAGCCGACCATCTCTTTGCTTCGGACGACGATGAAGTTGAAGCGGTTAGAAAACCAGAGAATACGAAGAAACGTGGGAAATCTTCTGCGGCTAGTGAGTCGAGCTCATCAAAGAAGAGTAAGCCCAGCGGTCGCAGTATGCCAAGCATCAGCCCAGTACCTGTCCACAAAAAACCAACAGCTCGGGAACTATTCGGTACTGACAGCGAGGATGAGACTGAGGAACCCAGTTCATCTGGTAATAAGAAATTCACACCACTCTATTCTTACTTGACTAGGCGCGTGGCGAATGGTCTAGCTCGACAAGCAGACGAAGATAAAAAAGGATCACATTATATTGAGATGAAAATATATAAGTGTGACGAAGTCGAGAAGGTGTCCGCCATCAATCGATGGAGGCATGCTATCGTCACTATAAAAAATAGAACTGATGACGATACTGATGCTTGGCAGCATCTGTCAAAATATATTAGCGCAACGCgcaaagaatttaaaaattgtCCGCCTACATTCATAGGctcctatttttaa